A portion of the Sulfuriferula sp. AH1 genome contains these proteins:
- a CDS encoding HupE/UreJ family protein, with the protein MHNRNSAVLAISLALISAPASAHLLGMHGAGFEAGVAHPFTGLDHLLAMLAVGMWATQLGGRALWAIPLVFVGMMSLGGMLALAGMQLPMVETGIATSLLALGLLVAFSARLPIAAGTTLAGLFALFHGYAHGSEIPLAASPAGYALGFMAATAALHGTGIALGKYMKHGALPWLQLSGTTVAATGVWFMLGN; encoded by the coding sequence ATGCATAACCGTAATTCAGCAGTACTGGCCATTAGTCTTGCGCTGATTTCAGCGCCCGCCTCCGCGCATCTGCTCGGCATGCATGGCGCCGGATTTGAAGCCGGGGTAGCCCATCCGTTCACCGGCCTCGATCACCTGCTGGCCATGCTCGCCGTCGGCATGTGGGCCACGCAGCTGGGCGGACGGGCATTATGGGCGATACCGCTGGTATTTGTCGGCATGATGTCACTGGGCGGCATGCTGGCTCTGGCAGGAATGCAACTGCCCATGGTCGAAACCGGCATCGCGACATCCTTGCTGGCACTGGGTTTGCTCGTGGCATTTTCCGCGCGCCTGCCAATTGCAGCGGGGACAACACTGGCAGGCCTTTTCGCGCTGTTTCATGGGTATGCGCACGGCTCCGAAATACCACTGGCCGCTTCACCGGCAGGTTACGCACTGGGATTCATGGCGGCCACCGCCGCTCTGCATGGTACCGGCATCGCGCTGGGCAAGTACATGAAACATGGCGCACTGCCGTGGCTGCAGTTATCCGGTACCACGGTAGCGGCAACCGGCGTCTGGTTCATGCTCGGCAACTGA
- a CDS encoding (Fe-S)-binding protein yields MSTADIDSTYPLELDQPRFSVKNPELRYDKQGDMPDAQRVETAMRHFVKDFGAVAATYMESCIHCGMCAEACHFYVATEDPKYTPIWKLEPFKQAYKREAGPFAAIYRALNLKKKVTVEQLEEWQELLYDSCTLCGRCTLICPMGIDIASLVGLARHGMNQAGLVPHELWAVAERAKREGSPLGATPKVFKERCEWLADDNEVEIFVDKPQADVIAAMSSIEIMKYPESIVATAKILNHLGLNWTFRTDGYEATNFGMLSGNSAWQKDMSMKLIDATIAAGAKLLILPECGHAYGAMRWQGANIYGKPLPFRVLHISEFLAENTKNGALKIKPLGKTLTFHDPCQVSRRGGAIEAPREVIDGLGAELIEMHDTKGLNWCCGGGGGVVTIHRADPIRYQAFQIKMKQVDDTGAEMLVSSCSNCRQTFDDGQDHFHWDKTMLSLLELVADNLEDK; encoded by the coding sequence CGTTTTTCGGTGAAAAACCCCGAGCTGCGTTACGACAAGCAGGGCGACATGCCGGACGCACAGCGAGTGGAAACGGCGATGCGTCATTTCGTCAAGGATTTCGGTGCTGTCGCAGCCACCTATATGGAATCCTGCATCCATTGCGGCATGTGTGCCGAAGCCTGTCACTTTTACGTGGCCACCGAAGACCCGAAATACACGCCGATCTGGAAACTGGAACCATTCAAGCAAGCCTACAAGCGCGAAGCCGGGCCGTTCGCCGCGATCTACCGCGCGCTCAACCTGAAGAAAAAAGTCACCGTGGAACAGCTGGAAGAATGGCAGGAGCTGCTCTACGACAGTTGCACCCTATGCGGACGCTGCACCCTGATCTGCCCGATGGGTATCGACATTGCATCGCTGGTCGGGCTGGCGCGTCACGGCATGAACCAGGCCGGACTGGTGCCGCATGAACTGTGGGCGGTAGCGGAGCGTGCCAAACGCGAAGGCAGCCCGCTCGGCGCGACGCCCAAGGTGTTCAAGGAACGCTGCGAATGGCTGGCCGATGATAATGAGGTCGAAATCTTCGTCGACAAGCCGCAGGCCGATGTCATCGCCGCGATGTCATCCATCGAAATCATGAAATACCCGGAATCCATCGTCGCCACGGCGAAAATACTCAACCACCTCGGGCTCAACTGGACATTCCGCACCGATGGCTATGAAGCCACCAACTTCGGCATGCTCTCCGGCAACAGTGCCTGGCAAAAAGACATGAGCATGAAGCTCATCGACGCCACCATCGCCGCCGGTGCGAAACTGCTGATACTGCCCGAATGCGGCCACGCCTACGGTGCGATGCGCTGGCAGGGCGCAAATATTTACGGCAAACCGTTACCATTCCGGGTGCTGCACATATCCGAATTTCTGGCCGAGAATACCAAAAACGGCGCGCTCAAAATCAAGCCGCTGGGCAAGACGCTGACCTTTCACGACCCATGCCAGGTATCGCGGCGCGGCGGTGCCATCGAGGCGCCGCGCGAGGTCATCGACGGCCTCGGTGCTGAGCTCATCGAAATGCACGACACCAAGGGCCTGAACTGGTGCTGCGGCGGCGGTGGCGGCGTGGTCACCATCCACCGCGCCGACCCTATCCGTTATCAGGCATTCCAGATCAAAATGAAACAGGTGGATGACACCGGTGCGGAGATGCTGGTGTCCAGCTGCTCCAACTGCCGGCAGACATTTGATGATGGCCAGGATCACTTTCACTGGGACAAAACCATGCTCAGCCTGCTGGAGCTGGTCGCTGACAATCTGGAGGATAAATGA
- a CDS encoding EAL domain-containing protein codes for MISSFRTSPFSRYIWLTLGMYLLLAVTFTIYVKAEKRIDRANELRLQSYLLADELRQSSDDLTRMARAYAVTGEPVYKQRYQEILDIRNGKLARPVAYENIYRDLVPLDNQRPRPGSHRKIALLDLMRQAGFTDAEFDRLAQAKTNSNALTRTEFAAMKLVDTDKQPVGTIHIDALKLLQSTQYYQAKAGIMGPINEFQQMMEQRTLATVQNTRNTATLLRVIFILLGIVLLYMLWRTYRALHQILGSPVDTLYAHINRLGNGDFSTHIPIAPGMKNSILGWLAATQLKLNRLNHERNTAEAKILRLSKLYAALSQCNQTIIRSTSEAELFPQICRVAVQFGGMKMAWIGLVNDASKQVEVAASHGEGINYLENVNITIAHDNPNGRGPTGTAIRDDKPFWCQDFQHDPHTAPWHELGTHYGWGASAALPLHRNGKAIGALTMYSDKTGAFDAAAQSLLIEMVMDVDYALAGFVSLAEQHHAQHMEIQRNFMLEHITSDAPLKLILEKIALRLENLKPDTLCSILLLDEDKQHLHIGAAPSLPDFYNAAIEGTQIGPGIGSCGNAAYTGKRTIIEDIAHHPYWEQYKSIAERADLHACWSEPIISADNKVLGTFAIYHHTTALPSQHDIQLIEMAAHFIAIAIERKQAEAHIHQLAHFDPLTNLPNRLLLDKRAHEAISAAQRTGTSLAVLFLDLDHFKNINDNLGHRIGDELLIALTRRLQSVMRDEDTVSRLGGDEFIFVLPDTGVGEAANVAEKLLPLVAQPYHLGSHELTITSSIGIAMYPEDGADFDTLIKAADVAMYRAKQAGRNGHCYFTNEMQVRSARALTLENALRRALERNQLKVYYQPQISMQDNRIIGAEALVRWHHPELGVISPAEFIPIAEDSGQIYQIGEWVLRTATHQLKAWMNAGIAPMMVAVNLSAIQFRHSRLPELVTAILKEAALPPQYLELELTEGVAMDDPLAAIAVMDNLDSRGIRMSIDDFGTGYSSLNYLKKFKVYKLKIDQSFVRDIGSDPEDKAIVVAIISMAQSLGFQTIAEGVETAGQLAFLREQGCDEVQGYYFSQALPADQFELFIRDWQSA; via the coding sequence ATGATTTCATCATTCCGCACATCACCTTTTTCCCGTTATATATGGTTAACGCTAGGCATGTACCTGCTGCTTGCCGTCACTTTCACAATCTATGTAAAGGCTGAAAAACGGATTGACCGTGCTAATGAATTGCGCCTGCAATCCTACCTGCTGGCCGACGAACTGCGCCAGTCTTCCGACGACCTCACACGCATGGCGCGTGCCTATGCGGTCACCGGCGAACCGGTTTACAAGCAGCGCTATCAGGAAATTCTCGATATTCGTAACGGCAAATTGGCAAGGCCGGTCGCATACGAGAACATCTACCGGGATCTGGTGCCGCTCGACAATCAGCGACCGCGCCCCGGCAGCCACCGGAAAATCGCCTTGCTGGATTTAATGCGGCAGGCGGGTTTTACCGATGCAGAATTTGACAGGCTGGCGCAAGCCAAGACGAATTCCAATGCGCTGACTCGTACCGAATTCGCCGCAATGAAGCTGGTAGATACGGATAAGCAGCCTGTCGGAACCATTCATATAGACGCGCTGAAATTACTGCAGAGTACACAATATTATCAAGCCAAGGCAGGCATCATGGGTCCCATCAATGAATTTCAGCAAATGATGGAACAACGCACACTGGCAACCGTACAAAACACCAGAAACACGGCCACCCTGTTACGCGTGATATTCATTCTGTTAGGCATCGTCTTGCTGTACATGCTATGGCGCACTTATCGAGCCTTGCATCAAATACTGGGTAGCCCGGTTGATACGCTCTATGCGCATATCAACCGCCTAGGAAACGGCGATTTTTCTACTCACATCCCCATCGCGCCAGGCATGAAAAACAGCATACTGGGCTGGCTGGCAGCAACGCAACTCAAATTGAACAGGTTAAATCATGAGCGCAATACAGCCGAAGCAAAAATACTGCGCCTGAGCAAACTCTATGCCGCCCTGAGCCAATGCAACCAGACCATCATCCGCAGCACCAGCGAGGCTGAACTATTTCCGCAAATCTGCCGTGTCGCAGTGCAATTCGGCGGCATGAAAATGGCCTGGATAGGGCTGGTGAATGATGCAAGCAAACAGGTTGAAGTGGCTGCCAGCCACGGCGAAGGCATCAATTATCTGGAAAATGTCAACATTACGATAGCCCATGACAACCCCAATGGACGCGGCCCGACAGGCACCGCAATACGCGACGACAAGCCATTCTGGTGTCAGGACTTTCAGCATGACCCGCACACTGCACCCTGGCATGAACTGGGCACGCATTACGGCTGGGGGGCTTCGGCAGCCTTGCCTCTGCACCGCAACGGCAAAGCAATCGGCGCTCTAACCATGTATAGCGATAAAACCGGCGCCTTTGATGCGGCAGCGCAAAGCCTGCTCATCGAAATGGTCATGGATGTTGATTATGCGCTTGCCGGATTTGTTAGCCTGGCTGAACAACATCATGCACAACACATGGAAATCCAACGCAATTTCATGCTGGAACATATCACCAGCGATGCACCGCTCAAGCTCATCCTGGAAAAAATCGCCCTGAGACTGGAAAACCTGAAACCCGATACCCTGTGCAGCATCCTGCTGCTAGATGAAGACAAACAGCATCTGCACATTGGCGCCGCCCCCAGCCTGCCCGATTTCTATAATGCAGCGATCGAAGGCACACAGATCGGGCCTGGTATAGGCTCCTGCGGCAATGCCGCCTACACCGGCAAACGCACCATCATCGAAGATATTGCGCACCATCCTTACTGGGAACAGTATAAGTCCATCGCAGAGCGAGCCGATCTGCATGCGTGCTGGTCGGAACCCATTATCTCTGCGGATAATAAGGTGCTGGGCACTTTTGCGATCTATCATCACACCACCGCCCTGCCCAGTCAGCATGATATCCAGCTGATCGAAATGGCCGCGCACTTCATCGCCATCGCAATCGAACGCAAGCAGGCCGAAGCGCATATTCACCAGCTCGCGCATTTCGACCCGCTTACCAACCTGCCGAACCGCCTGTTGCTTGATAAGCGTGCCCACGAGGCAATCAGCGCCGCACAACGAACCGGTACGTCGCTGGCAGTATTGTTCCTCGACCTCGATCACTTCAAGAATATCAACGATAACCTGGGGCACCGCATCGGCGATGAGTTGCTGATCGCACTAACCCGCCGCCTGCAATCAGTGATGCGCGACGAAGACACCGTTTCCCGTTTGGGGGGTGACGAATTCATTTTCGTCCTGCCCGACACCGGTGTCGGTGAAGCTGCCAATGTAGCGGAAAAGCTGCTCCCGCTGGTTGCTCAGCCCTACCATCTTGGCAGCCACGAGTTGACCATTACCTCATCCATCGGCATCGCCATGTACCCGGAAGACGGCGCAGATTTCGATACGCTGATCAAAGCAGCCGATGTCGCGATGTATCGCGCCAAACAGGCCGGTCGCAACGGCCATTGCTACTTTACCAACGAAATGCAGGTACGCTCGGCCCGCGCCCTGACGCTGGAAAATGCGCTGCGCCGGGCGCTCGAGCGCAATCAGCTGAAAGTTTATTACCAGCCGCAAATATCCATGCAGGATAATCGGATTATTGGTGCGGAAGCGCTGGTGCGCTGGCATCATCCGGAACTGGGCGTGATTTCACCCGCCGAATTCATCCCTATCGCAGAAGACAGCGGCCAGATCTATCAAATCGGAGAGTGGGTATTGCGCACCGCCACACACCAGCTAAAAGCATGGATGAATGCAGGCATCGCGCCGATGATGGTTGCGGTGAATCTTTCCGCGATCCAGTTCCGTCACTCACGCTTGCCTGAGCTGGTCACGGCCATACTCAAAGAGGCGGCGCTGCCGCCGCAGTATCTGGAACTGGAGCTGACGGAAGGAGTTGCCATGGACGATCCGCTGGCAGCCATTGCGGTGATGGACAACCTGGACAGCCGCGGAATACGCATGTCGATCGACGATTTCGGCACTGGCTATTCCTCGCTCAACTATCTCAAGAAATTCAAGGTCTACAAACTCAAGATCGATCAGTCCTTTGTACGCGACATCGGCAGCGACCCGGAAGACAAGGCTATCGTCGTCGCCATCATCAGCATGGCCCAGAGCCTGGGCTTCCAGACCATCGCGGAAGGTGTGGAAACCGCA
- a CDS encoding nickel-dependent hydrogenase large subunit — translation MNAPVNRVIIDPITRIEGHLRIEAETDADGMITRASSAGTMVRGIEIILRGRDPRDAWAFAQRICGVCTLVHGIASVRAVEDALKYEIPANAQLIRNLMIAAQFVHDHVMHFYHLHALDWVDVVSALKADPKATSELAQSISGYAKSSPGYFSDVQKKLKGFVEGGQLGIFANGYWGHPAYKLPPEANLMAVAHYLEALSWQRNVAQLHTIFGGKNPHPNFVVGGVPCAISIHPGHEDQGASSGATSLNIVGLQKVQDIIHQMRDFVDQVYVPDTLAIAGFYKDWFKQGEGVGNFMTYGDFPEKGMSDPGSFLIPSGVILNRDLSTIHAVDLNADDQIQEYVAHSWYDYKDGKNKGLHPYVGETELNYTGPKPPYAQLDVDQSYSWLKSPRWKGHAVEVGPLARVLMLYAKGHEQTKELVGMTLKKLDLPVTALYSTLGRTAARTLETKIIVDAMQTWYDNLIANIKAGDVRTFNEKMWEPSQWPSTAKGVGYMEAPRGALAHWIVIKDGKIDNYQAVVPSTWNAGPRDSAGQEGPYEAALKGHQLHDPKQPIEILRTIHSFDPCIACAVHVTDPAGEELIKVKVR, via the coding sequence ATGAACGCACCTGTCAACCGGGTCATCATCGACCCGATTACCCGTATCGAAGGCCATCTGCGTATCGAGGCGGAAACCGATGCCGATGGCATGATTACCCGTGCTTCCAGTGCCGGCACCATGGTGCGCGGTATCGAGATCATCCTGCGCGGCCGCGACCCGCGCGATGCCTGGGCTTTCGCCCAGCGCATCTGCGGCGTGTGCACGCTGGTGCACGGCATCGCCTCGGTGCGTGCGGTGGAAGATGCGCTGAAATACGAGATCCCGGCCAACGCGCAGCTGATCCGCAACCTGATGATCGCGGCGCAGTTCGTCCATGACCATGTCATGCACTTCTATCACCTGCACGCGCTGGACTGGGTGGATGTCGTCTCCGCGCTCAAGGCCGATCCCAAAGCCACTTCCGAACTGGCGCAGAGCATTTCCGGTTATGCCAAATCGTCACCCGGCTATTTTTCCGACGTGCAGAAAAAGCTCAAGGGCTTCGTCGAAGGCGGCCAGCTGGGCATCTTCGCCAACGGCTACTGGGGCCACCCTGCTTACAAATTGCCGCCCGAAGCCAATCTGATGGCCGTCGCCCACTATCTGGAAGCGCTGTCCTGGCAACGCAATGTGGCGCAGTTGCACACTATCTTCGGCGGCAAGAATCCGCATCCCAACTTTGTCGTCGGCGGCGTGCCCTGTGCGATCAGCATCCATCCCGGCCATGAAGACCAGGGCGCCAGCTCGGGCGCTACCTCGCTGAACATCGTCGGCCTGCAGAAAGTGCAGGACATCATCCACCAGATGCGCGATTTCGTCGATCAGGTGTATGTGCCGGACACCCTGGCCATCGCCGGTTTCTACAAGGACTGGTTCAAGCAGGGTGAAGGTGTCGGCAACTTCATGACCTACGGCGACTTCCCGGAAAAAGGCATGTCCGACCCCGGCAGCTTCCTGATCCCGTCCGGCGTCATCCTCAACCGCGATCTCTCCACCATCCACGCTGTCGACCTCAATGCCGACGACCAGATCCAGGAATACGTCGCGCACTCCTGGTACGACTACAAGGACGGCAAAAACAAGGGGCTGCATCCTTACGTCGGCGAAACCGAGCTGAACTACACGGGGCCCAAACCGCCTTATGCCCAGCTGGACGTGGACCAGTCCTACTCATGGCTCAAATCGCCACGCTGGAAAGGCCATGCGGTAGAAGTCGGGCCGCTGGCACGGGTGCTGATGTTATATGCAAAAGGCCACGAACAGACCAAGGAACTGGTGGGCATGACGCTGAAAAAACTCGACCTGCCGGTTACCGCGCTTTACTCGACATTAGGTCGCACCGCAGCGCGCACCCTGGAAACCAAGATCATTGTCGATGCGATGCAGACCTGGTACGACAACCTGATCGCCAACATCAAGGCCGGCGACGTCAGAACCTTTAATGAGAAGATGTGGGAGCCATCGCAATGGCCTTCTACCGCCAAGGGCGTGGGCTACATGGAAGCGCCACGCGGCGCGCTGGCGCACTGGATCGTGATCAAGGACGGCAAGATCGACAACTATCAGGCTGTCGTCCCCAGCACCTGGAATGCCGGCCCGCGCGACTCGGCAGGTCAGGAAGGCCCCTACGAAGCCGCGCTTAAAGGCCATCAGCTGCATGACCCCAAGCAACCCATAGAGATACTGCGCACCATCCACAGTTTCGATCCATGCATCGCCTGCGCGGTACACGTCACCGACCCGGCAGGCGAAGAACTCATCAAGGTTAAAGTCCGATAG